The genomic region GTGTTTTAGACTCAACTGCACTTTATCCTGATATGCCTGCAGAAAGTTCAAAGGTAAACATTGATCCTTTTGTTGTGACATCTTCACCTTCAACTCCACTGGGATATCAGGCTCCCATGGTTCTTAAAATAAATTCCAATGATTCTATCTATGATTTCAGAAATTTCAATTTGAAGGTTGGACTTATACCAGTTCTTTACGGAAATCATGATGTTGGTGAAATTTTGCTAACAGTCACAGCTCTTGGAGCAATAGGATTTACAAATAGTAACCAGAATGAAGGTAGTGGACTTCATTATCCTAAAAATAGTCAAAATTATCTTAAAATTGGTTCAATCTGGGCTGGTAATTCAAATACCTATGTCTTAAACACAGACTATTCAGCTGATAACGCAGATTGGATGTATTTACCAAATGGATTATTACAGATAGGAGCCACTAAATATTCAGATCAGGATGCAAGTGCAAGGTATGATGATTCAGGACACCCCAATTCAAGAGGTGTTGAGGTGCATCAGGAAAGTTTTGCCTGGGCCCTTCCACCCTATAACGATTTTATAATTTTTAAATACACAATAAAAAATAACTGGAATTACGATTTGATTGATTTTTACTCAGGAATGTTTCTTGATATTGATATAAGTCCAAATTCTGATACAGGTGGAAGAGATCTTGGAAGGAAAGCTATTTATTTAAGTAATGGTAACCCTACTCATAACAAATGTCTTGGAATTGCACTTCTTGAACCACAGAACCCGAGAAATATAACATTTATACAGAATTCCGTTTATGTTGACCCTAATGGCTATATCACGGATGCCTATAAATTTCAATTTCTTAAGGGTTTAATTGGAATTCCTAATACATACCAGAAGGATAACTGGTCTACTCTTATTTCAGCGGGTCCATTTACAATCCCTTCAGGTGATAGTATTGTTTTAGCATTTGCTGTTGTTGCAGGTGATAGTCTTTTTGATTTTCAGGGAAATGCTGATACTGCAAGAGATGTCTGGAATGGATTAAGTATTAGAGAAAAACCTGTTTCCTTTATTTATTCAAATAGTCCTTATATCATATCAACTTTTGGTTTAAAAAATAATGAATTAAAACTTTTTGTTCCTCACTCAGGTAAATATTATGTTTCAATTTATAACCAAACAGGTAGAAGACTCGGTAAAACCTTTAAATTTTATGAAAAAGAGGGAATTTATACCCTTTCACTTTCAGAAATTATTTCAAAATCAAATAAACTATCCAAGGGCACTTACTTTATAAAACTTAGCTCGAATTCAAGGGACTTTTTAGGTAAGTTTATTATATTTAAATGAAAGTTAATGAAGGGTTTAATCCCCTGAAAAAATAAGGAGGAAAAGCATGAGGAGTCTCATTTTAGCCCTTTTAGTAGCAGGGCTTATAGCTGGCGAAGGTGTTACAGTAAAAACAGGTTCTTTACCTACCTCTAAAAAAGATGAACTTTTAAAAGCAGGTGCCTCTCTACTTCAAAATGGAAAACCTTCAGAGGTTTATAAAAATCTTTTAAAGATTCCTCTATGGGATGTTGTTGATTCCTTCCCTGCTCCAGGTTTATATCACATGGGTCTTGGATTTGATGGGACTTACCTTTATAATGTTTCAAATGCAACTACCCCTGTTATAGTTTATGTTATTGATCCCTCAACCGGTAATGTGGTTAATCAGTGGCAACTTTCAAGTAGCGGTTATTGTCTTGGAATCACATATTTTCAGGGTTATTTATGGATAGCTGATTATAGCTATGGATACATATATAAATACCAGACAAATGGAACCTATGTTCAAACATATTCTTCACCTGTTGGATCATATATAAGGGGTCTTACAAATGATAATAATTATTTATGGCTTGCAAGTGTTGGTGGTGGGGTTGGATTAGGCTCTCTTGTTCAATGGGATCCTTCCAACAATCAGATTATTAGAACTGTAAGTGTTGGAAGCATTATTGATTGGCCAATGGATATAAGTTATGATTCAAGAACAGGAAATATGTGGGTTAATGATGATAATGGAGCTTCTGCTGAGATAAATGAGGTTGATATTTCAGGCTCAAACGGTGTAATTGTGGCTCAGTATGCTCCACCCGGGGGTTACGGTCTTATTCCAGAGGGTATAGTTTTTGATGGTGGCACTTATATATACTATACTGCCTTTTATGCCTCTTATATATGGAAAATATTGGCAGCCACTTTCAATAACGATGTCAGCACCTATCAAATAATATCACCTTCCTCAACTACTCTGCCCTATACTCCTACTGATATTAAAGCTATAGTTAAAAATATAGGTCAAACAAATGCAGGTAGTTTTAATGTTTATTGTGTTGTTGAATCTCTCGGTGTCCAGGTTTACTCTTCATCTCAAACAATACCTTCTCTTTCTGCTGGAGCATCTGATACTATTACTTTTTCTCCACAGTGGACACCATCAGAATTTACTTATGAGATAATTGTATGGCACGATTATGCTGATGATTTTGCCGGGGATGACACTTTGACAAAACAAGTTAAAGCTTCTTCAGGTGAATGGATATGTTATAATGATGGAGTGATGGCAAATGCTTGGGCATTTTATGCTGCTGGTAATGCATGGGGACACAGAATTTCCCCAGCAACATATCCTTATTATGTAGATACAGTTAAAGTTTATATTCTATCAGAAGGAGACCCTTACTGGCCATGGCCTGATGCAACCCATCAGAATTTCCAGATTTCTGTATTTGATGAAAATGCAGGTTATCCTGGAAATGAAATTTTTGTTGATACCGTGAATGTTACAACAGACTCACTTGACCCTTCAGGCTCAAGGTCCTGGGTTTATGCTTTTCCAAAAGTAAAGATTAATTCAGGAGATTTCTGGATAGGTCATGTTCAGCTTTATCCTTATCCTGGAACAGAGGGTCAGGGTGTGGATGCTTCTCTTAATTATCCATCAAGAACTTGGGCAAGAATTGGAGGAACCTGGCAGCAGTATGCACTTTCTGGAGATCTTATGATGTGTGCCTTTGTAAGATATCCTTATGCACATGATGTTGGAGTATTTAGTATTGAAAAACCAAAACCCTTTGCTCCTGCCTATTCTTCAATTCAGATTCAGGCCAAGATAGTTAATGAAGGATTAAATACAGAAAGTTTTAATGTGGAAGCCAAAATAGACTCTGCTGGTTTTACTGTATATGCTGATACTGTTCCTGTAAATAACTTAATCAGTGACGACACTGTGCTTGTAAGTTTTGCTCCTTTCACTACTGGTGCTAATAACCTCAATTATACTCTCACTATAAAAACCCTTCTTCCAACTGATGTAAAACCTACAAATAATTTTAAGTCTCTTTCCTTTACAACAGTGGAAGTTCCAAGATTTATTACTGTTCCTGTTTCTCAGGTTATGCCAATTATTGATGGATTTATTGATACTTTGAGTGAATGGAATGATGCTATAAAACTTGATGCCTCAGATGTATTTCAGATGCATGGATTACTTAATCCCCCTGGTTCTGCTTTCATTTATTTAAAATACGATGGTGATTATCTCTATGCAGCTGTGAGAGCTCCCTTTGATATGACAAGAACTCAATTTGATAGAATATTCCTTTATTTTGATGATAATAACGATGGTCAATTTCCTCCTCCAGGTATTAAAAAAGAAGGTAGAGTTGCCCTCTATTATACTTCAATTCTTGATATAGCAGCTTTCACACCTATTTTTGTAGATAGAACACTTGGACAGACAAAAAGCGTTGGATTCCCTTGTGCTTCTGCTATGCCTCTTGGTTACGAACAGTATGAAATTGCTATCCCTTTTGGGTCCCTTGATGAGGAGCTGGATGTTTCTTTCCCTGACACTGTTGGATTTTTCTTCCAAGTAGGTGATACTTTTGCTAATAAAATAGAATATGGAGGATGGTTCCCTCAGGATAATGATAGCATAAGGGTCCCGTCCTATTATACAAAACTTATTTTCCCTGTTGTTGCTGTCAAAGAAGGTAAAAAGCCAATTAATATAAAAGAAAGACTTGAACTTGCTCTTAATATTCCCAATTCAATTTCTAAAAATCCTGAAATTAATTTTACAATTCCATATGCTTCCCCTGTGAAGATAAATCTTTACAATGTAAATGGTGTAAAAGTTGCAAATCTAATTGATAACAAATTTATGACACCAGGTAAATATAGTGTAAAGATTGATAGAGACAAACTTTCTTCAGGTGTATACTTCATAAGACTTGAAACAAATACAAAAGATATCACAAAGAAACTTGTATTTGTGAAATAATTCATAAAGGGGGGAACTATCCCCCCTTTTTTATTTATCCTTATAGATTTTTGTATTGTACTTTTTTAATAAATTTTCTTTTATTTTATCTTTTTTTTCTTTAAATTTTTCCATTTTTAAAGCCTTTTCTATATAACTCTTTGCATCTTCAAAGGTTTTATTTTCTGCTTTGAATTTATCTAAGTGTTTATTATAATAATTTTTAATATCTTCTTCTTTTATATTTATTGTATCAGCAATCTTTTTAAAATATAACTTTATTAAATTTTCCTCTTTTAAATTTTTTAATTCCTTATTATATTCATAATCCCAAAAAAGTCCTTCTTTTAAGGATTCAATTAAAATTATTTTTTTTAATAATAAATCTTCAATAACTTTTTTTTCTTCCTCTTTATTTTTAGGTTTTTTATAAGGTGGTAAATTCTTTACATAATTTTCATATTCCAATTTTGTTAATTTTATATTTTCAGCTTCTGCAACATATTCTTTTAACCTTTTTTCAAAAATTTTATCTATCTCCTTTTCTGCAATTTCTTTCAAAATACTTTCTTTGTAATCTATTAAAATTTTTTGAAAGTACTTTAAGGCACTGTCTGTTTCACCTATATTTTCAAATGTTAATCCCAGTTTATAAAAAATAGAATCTCTATTTCCTTTTTCTCTTATCTTATTTAAAGTTTTTAAATAATTTATTGCCAGATTATAATCGCCTGTAAAATAAGCTATATCAATAATTTTTGAGATAATTTTTTCTTTTTCTTCCTTCGAAAGGGATTTTTGTAAGGCTTTTTCACATAAGACAATTGCCTTTTTAAATTCAAAAGATGCAAAAAGAGAATCAGCCTTTTTAAGTATAGAAACTTCTGTTTTTAAGAAAATTAGATAAATTATTAGAATCATACTAATAATTTTAAAAGAAAATGTGAAATTCATTCTATATTAATTATGAGTTTATTTTTAATTTTTTATTTTTTTGTTTTAAAATAGATTATGGAAAATTATAAAATATTAATAACTGATAAAATTCATGAAGAAGGGAAAAATTATTTAATTTCAAAAGGATTTGAAGTTAAAGAAATATTAAATCTTTCTGAAGAAGAACTGGTAAAATTAATTAAAGATTTTCATGTTCTTATTGTTAGAAGTGCTACAAAGGTAACAAAAAAGATTATTGAAAATGCTTCTAATCTTAAAATAATTGGAAGAGCTGGTGTTGGCCTGGATAATATAGATGTTAAAGCTGCAGAGGAAAGAGGAATAAAAGTTATAAACTCACCCGAAGCCTCCTCAGTTGCTGTTGCTGAGCTTACAATACTCTTTATACTTTCTGCTCTAAGAAGTTTTCCTCATGCCCATATTTCAATGAAAGAAGGTAAATGGGAAAAATCTAAATTTATGGGATTAGAATTAAAAGGAAAAAAAGTTGGAATTATCGGATACGGAAGAATCGGTAAGGAAGTTGCAAAAAGATTAAAATGTTTTGAAACTGAAATATTAGTTTATGATCCTTTTATAAATGGAAACAAAAATGAAAATTTTGTTCAAACTCTTGAAGAAATTTTTTCAAATTGCGATATTATTACTATTCATACTCCTCTCACAGAAGAAACTAAATACATGATAAATAAAAAAATTCTTGAGAAAGCTAAAAGAGGGATAATAATAGTTAACTGTGCAAGAGGAGGTATAATTAATGAAAAGGATCTTTTATGGGCTTTAAATGAAGGAATAGTTTCCTATGCTTGTCTTGATGTTTATGAAAATGAACCCCCTAAAAATTTTGAACTTTTAAATCATCCAAATGTAATATTAACACCTCATATTGGAGCTCAAACTTCAGAGGCTCAAAGTAAGGCAAGTTTAATTCTTGCTGAAAAAATTTATAAAGAACTTATTGAGTTTTCTTCAAAAGTTTAAAGCAGTTTTTTTTGAAGATAAAGTAAGAGAAAAAATTAAGATAAGATTAGAGAATTATTTTTCTTTTCTTGAAGAGAAAGATTTTCTAAAAAATCACCCTTTTTATGAATTTGTTAAAAAAGTTAATGAGGATGGCTTTAAATATATAGAAAGTCTCTTTAAAAGGGAAATTCTTAAAATGGATGAAAAAGAGAATTTTTATGTTTATGAGCAAGAGTTTAAAATATTTGAAAAAAATTATTTGAGAAAGGGTCTTTTATGTAGCTTCAATATGGATTATGAAAATAAAATTTTTCCCCACGAACAAATTTTTGATTTTGCGGCAGAAATTCACAAGGATTTCTATGAGAAATCAAAATTAAATTTTGAGCCTGTTCTTCTTTTATATAAAGGTGAAAAGATAAATAATTTTATTGAAAAAGAAGAATTTCTTTTTGAAACTCAAGATGAATATGGTGAAATACATAGAATAAAAAGGTGTGATTTAAGAAAAGATTTTTTTGATATAATAAATAAAAGTGAACTTGTTATTGCTGATGGGCATCACAGATTTGAAGCAATTAGAAAATCTAAATTTAAAAAGAGACTAACCCTTATATTTTCTATTGAGGATGAAAATTTAAAAGTTTTACCAACACACAGGGGCGCATTTATTAATAAAAAATATCTTGAGCATCTTATAAATAAATCTACAAAAATTGAAGAATCAGAATTTGAAAATTTCCTAAAAAATTTAAAAAATCCCTATCTAATTTTTTTTAATGGTCATAATTTCTATTTACTAAAGGGAGAAAAAAATCTTTCAGTAGAGTATCTTCATAATGATATTCTTAAAGATAATAAAGAAAAAATTGGATTTTATAGGGATTATAAAAGTTTAGTTAATGATGTTAAATTAAAAAAATTTAATGTTGCCTTTTTCTTGCCTCCAATAACACCTGAGATCGTTTTTGAATACGCAATTAAAAAAATTAAATTTCCTCCAAAATCAACAGATTTTTATCCAAAAACACTATGTGGTTTTATTGGGCTCAAACTTGTATAGTTTTTTGAAATTTTAAAAACAAGGTTATAAAATAATATCATGAAAATAATAATTTTTATTTTTATCCTTTTATCAAACTGTTTATATATTCATCATTATCAGCATCTTCCAAAACCAGAAGAAAAAAAGGAAATTAAAGAAAAAGGTCCCTTTAAACCCTGGGATGAAGTTCTTAAGGATACAAAACTTGAGGAAGGATTTTTAAAGATTTATATAAAAAGGGATAACACATTATACCTTGAACTCTCTCCTTCAGATTTTGAAAAGGATTTTGGTCTTATCATGCACCTTTCCTTTGGTCTTGGAGATTTAAATATAATTGAAGGTCTCCCTTTAAGTGATACAAGGCTTTTAAGATTTAGAAGAATCGGAGACAAAGTTTATTTAATTCATAGAAATGCAAAATTCAGAGCTGAAAGAGAAGAATTCAAACATTTTCTTGAGGAAAATGTTGGACACTCAGTTTTAGCCTCATTTAAAATAGAAAGTGAAAATGAAAAAACTAAAAATGTTTTGATTAATATAACAGATTTTTTAGTTTCCGATTACCCTGATCTTTCAAGATATCTTAAATATTATTATAGAAATAAACCTTTAAGGTTTGATAAAAATAATAGCACAGTTTATAAAGTAAAGAATTTTCCTGAAAACACTGAAATAGATGTTTTCTTGAATTACGAAACATCTGATACTCCCATTTCTGGAGGAGAAGGTATTTCAGATTACAGATATTTAACTATAGGCGTTAGATTTTCCTTCTATAAATTACCTGAAAAACCCATGAGAATAAGATTGGCTGATGAAAGGATGGGTTACTTTTTAGAAGCTTTTATGGATTTTGATAGAGAAAAAGAAGAATCGCCCTTTTTAAGAATAATTAATAGATGGAGACTTGAAAAAAAGGACAATTCAAAGGAAATATCAGAACCTGTAAAGCCAATTGTGTTTTATCTTGATAAAAGTATACCTCAGGAATATAAGAAATATGTTAAGGAAGGAATTTTGGCTTGGAATGAGGCTTTTGAAGAAGCAGGCTTTAAGGACGCAATAGTTGTCAAAGATGCCCCTGATGATCCAAACTGGGACTCTGAAGATATAAGATATTCAACAGTAAGATGGATTTCTGCAAGAGAAATGGGCTATGCGATAGGACCCTCACAGGTAGATCCAAGAACAGGTGAGATATTGAATGCAGATATTTTGATTTCAAGTAGTTTTGTAAGAGGTTGGCTTTTTGATTACGAGGAACTTATTGAACCTTTAAAAAATCAAAAGGAAATAGAAAGATTTACTAATGCTTTGCCAGAAGATTTGAAAAAAAGAATTTGTTTATATGAATATGGCTTAAAACAACAAATAGGTTTTCAATATGCTGTTCTAAAAACTTTAGGTTTAATAAAAGAAGATAGAGAATTTCCAGAAAAATTTATTGGTGATGCGATTAGAGAACTTGTAATGCATGAAGTAGGACACACCCTTGGTTTGAGGCATAATTTTAAAGCCTCTTCCAGCATACCCTTTGAAAAATTGAATGATACATCCTTTACCCATAAATATGGCCTTTCCTTATCAGTTATGGATTATAATCCTGTTAATATTTCTTTGGATAGAAAAAAACAGGGAGATTTCTGGAACAAAAAAGTTGGAGAATACGATAAATGGGTTATAAAGTATGGATATGCTCCATGCTACAAACAGAAAGAAGATGGTCCTTTTCCTATGAAAGGAGAGCTCATTGAGGATCCAGTAGAAGAATTTAAATATTTAAAAAAGATAGCAAGAGAGAATACTTTACCCTTTTATGCTTATGGAACAGATGAAGATGCAAGTTTTTATTATGGTGTTGACCCTCTTACTTCTACATGGGATCTTTCAGATAATCT from candidate division WOR-3 bacterium harbors:
- a CDS encoding CARDB domain-containing protein; amino-acid sequence: MRSLILALLVAGLIAGEGVTVKTGSLPTSKKDELLKAGASLLQNGKPSEVYKNLLKIPLWDVVDSFPAPGLYHMGLGFDGTYLYNVSNATTPVIVYVIDPSTGNVVNQWQLSSSGYCLGITYFQGYLWIADYSYGYIYKYQTNGTYVQTYSSPVGSYIRGLTNDNNYLWLASVGGGVGLGSLVQWDPSNNQIIRTVSVGSIIDWPMDISYDSRTGNMWVNDDNGASAEINEVDISGSNGVIVAQYAPPGGYGLIPEGIVFDGGTYIYYTAFYASYIWKILAATFNNDVSTYQIISPSSTTLPYTPTDIKAIVKNIGQTNAGSFNVYCVVESLGVQVYSSSQTIPSLSAGASDTITFSPQWTPSEFTYEIIVWHDYADDFAGDDTLTKQVKASSGEWICYNDGVMANAWAFYAAGNAWGHRISPATYPYYVDTVKVYILSEGDPYWPWPDATHQNFQISVFDENAGYPGNEIFVDTVNVTTDSLDPSGSRSWVYAFPKVKINSGDFWIGHVQLYPYPGTEGQGVDASLNYPSRTWARIGGTWQQYALSGDLMMCAFVRYPYAHDVGVFSIEKPKPFAPAYSSIQIQAKIVNEGLNTESFNVEAKIDSAGFTVYADTVPVNNLISDDTVLVSFAPFTTGANNLNYTLTIKTLLPTDVKPTNNFKSLSFTTVEVPRFITVPVSQVMPIIDGFIDTLSEWNDAIKLDASDVFQMHGLLNPPGSAFIYLKYDGDYLYAAVRAPFDMTRTQFDRIFLYFDDNNDGQFPPPGIKKEGRVALYYTSILDIAAFTPIFVDRTLGQTKSVGFPCASAMPLGYEQYEIAIPFGSLDEELDVSFPDTVGFFFQVGDTFANKIEYGGWFPQDNDSIRVPSYYTKLIFPVVAVKEGKKPINIKERLELALNIPNSISKNPEINFTIPYASPVKINLYNVNGVKVANLIDNKFMTPGKYSVKIDRDKLSSGVYFIRLETNTKDITKKLVFVK
- a CDS encoding tetratricopeptide repeat protein, with the protein product MILIIYLIFLKTEVSILKKADSLFASFEFKKAIVLCEKALQKSLSKEEKEKIISKIIDIAYFTGDYNLAINYLKTLNKIREKGNRDSIFYKLGLTFENIGETDSALKYFQKILIDYKESILKEIAEKEIDKIFEKRLKEYVAEAENIKLTKLEYENYVKNLPPYKKPKNKEEEKKVIEDLLLKKIILIESLKEGLFWDYEYNKELKNLKEENLIKLYFKKIADTINIKEEDIKNYYNKHLDKFKAENKTFEDAKSYIEKALKMEKFKEKKDKIKENLLKKYNTKIYKDK
- a CDS encoding hydroxyacid dehydrogenase, whose translation is MENYKILITDKIHEEGKNYLISKGFEVKEILNLSEEELVKLIKDFHVLIVRSATKVTKKIIENASNLKIIGRAGVGLDNIDVKAAEERGIKVINSPEASSVAVAELTILFILSALRSFPHAHISMKEGKWEKSKFMGLELKGKKVGIIGYGRIGKEVAKRLKCFETEILVYDPFINGNKNENFVQTLEEIFSNCDIITIHTPLTEETKYMINKKILEKAKRGIIIVNCARGGIINEKDLLWALNEGIVSYACLDVYENEPPKNFELLNHPNVILTPHIGAQTSEAQSKASLILAEKIYKELIEFSSKV
- a CDS encoding DUF1015 family protein, giving the protein MSFLQKFKAVFFEDKVREKIKIRLENYFSFLEEKDFLKNHPFYEFVKKVNEDGFKYIESLFKREILKMDEKENFYVYEQEFKIFEKNYLRKGLLCSFNMDYENKIFPHEQIFDFAAEIHKDFYEKSKLNFEPVLLLYKGEKINNFIEKEEFLFETQDEYGEIHRIKRCDLRKDFFDIINKSELVIADGHHRFEAIRKSKFKKRLTLIFSIEDENLKVLPTHRGAFINKKYLEHLINKSTKIEESEFENFLKNLKNPYLIFFNGHNFYLLKGEKNLSVEYLHNDILKDNKEKIGFYRDYKSLVNDVKLKKFNVAFFLPPITPEIVFEYAIKKIKFPPKSTDFYPKTLCGFIGLKLV
- a CDS encoding zinc-dependent metalloprotease gives rise to the protein MKIIIFIFILLSNCLYIHHYQHLPKPEEKKEIKEKGPFKPWDEVLKDTKLEEGFLKIYIKRDNTLYLELSPSDFEKDFGLIMHLSFGLGDLNIIEGLPLSDTRLLRFRRIGDKVYLIHRNAKFRAEREEFKHFLEENVGHSVLASFKIESENEKTKNVLINITDFLVSDYPDLSRYLKYYYRNKPLRFDKNNSTVYKVKNFPENTEIDVFLNYETSDTPISGGEGISDYRYLTIGVRFSFYKLPEKPMRIRLADERMGYFLEAFMDFDREKEESPFLRIINRWRLEKKDNSKEISEPVKPIVFYLDKSIPQEYKKYVKEGILAWNEAFEEAGFKDAIVVKDAPDDPNWDSEDIRYSTVRWISAREMGYAIGPSQVDPRTGEILNADILISSSFVRGWLFDYEELIEPLKNQKEIERFTNALPEDLKKRICLYEYGLKQQIGFQYAVLKTLGLIKEDREFPEKFIGDAIRELVMHEVGHTLGLRHNFKASSSIPFEKLNDTSFTHKYGLSLSVMDYNPVNISLDRKKQGDFWNKKVGEYDKWVIKYGYAPCYKQKEDGPFPMKGELIEDPVEEFKYLKKIARENTLPFYAYGTDEDASFYYGVDPLTSTWDLSDNLLKYAEERAFITKNVLPKLEDVLIQEDESYLRLRNAFVRVNYEKYIASLPLIKFIGGVHFNRFHKGYEKPPLEPVPSENQRKAINFLLKNFFLQNSFNFDENLLNKLAPNRWAHWGMWNSFYPTDFPVHDFVLFLQKSILEFLFYPERLKRVIDNVVRTKDKNPFTLSELFENVTNSIFEEVLKDEIIIINSFRRNLQRAYVEKLGEVLLSEKYPNDAKSLSRYELTKVKDKIEKKIDKIEDLDTKAHLIELKEKIKKFLESSLTIEVKY